TCACTTTAAAATGGCCATGTTTTAGCCAAACAGGTGATCAGTTTGTAAAGAGCGACATGCCTTATCAAGTGACACAGATGGAGTTCCTCAAGGTTGATACTTTGTGTCCCTTCATTTTCCGTTTTGTTTAAGCTGCACTGTTGATTTGAATATTTGAGGTTGAAGAAACACTTGacatttaataaagaaataagtgtttaatttacttttttccacTTGAAGAACTgctcagaaatgtatttttgtaaacttgAGCTTTTCTTTAGGGACCAGGTTTCAGCATCACACAAACTTAAAAACCTGCTATTCTGATGTAAAGGTTTGCTGGACAGAATTATTAAACACATagaaaacaattacatttctgtttgcttGTATTCTTTAACATCTGTTTTTGGCTAATCTTCAACAAAATAAAGGCAAACACAttcaacaaatttaaataaaaatacaaattttacataaatttaaaGCATATTTACTGAATGTCGTTTATAGTTATTCACTTATTCAAGCTTTTGCTTGTAaaacaatattacaaaataaaatgacaaaataaaaaaaatacaactttaattacatttaatttacattgtaaaatgatttttttagcTCTAATGCACAGAATtagatttaaattcaaatagcttgaatttaaatcaatttggaattgatgtagaaaatatttataaagcttttaattagaaataaagaaattataacTAAATTTAGGTTGATTTCTGTCACATATTTCTATCTTAAATTAATGTAAATCAGAATTTGGTaaatatgttactttttttctgctaccttactgaaaaattaaagtttttgatGATTGTAAGTTTATTAATTTAAGAttgatctgttttattttttggataaaCACTGAAGATTAATACAGTTAACTTTTGATCCCCATCTGCTCACATCAGAACCAGTTCTGCTTTGGGGTCCAGATCAGTGaataattctgatttattgatctTGAAGTCCCTCTGTGTTTACCTGAAATCAACAACAACCTGAACGTTGAGGGTTCAGAGGTCGaagctgctgcttgtttttaCGGATTTAGAGGAACAGAGTCCGTTGAAGGAGCAGAACTTTTTTTCATGCATCTCTTTACAGAACCAACCTGAAGTCTGTTGACACAACATTTCCAAAGTGACTCAGAGCTCAGCGGTAATAAACACCTAAATAGAGCAATTAAGTCACTGTTGTACTTTAGGAAACAGTTGAACTGATGTTTCTCTGGATAGTCAGGTCAACAGATTGAGGATGAGTTAAAGTCCAGCCATTTATTCACCTGTGTCCACATTAGGTGACATGGGTTCctgtaggtgtgtgtttgttgagTGTGAGCAGCTGAGTCAGAGTTGAAGCCGTCAAACATCATGTCTGTGTTTCTGCTCGCCATCTGCCTCCTGGGAGGTTCCTTCCTCCAGGTGTTCAGCCAAGATAAAGGTGAGAGATCCACCGTATTCATTAGCCATAATCActttgtcatgttctgtgttggTTAACCAGCTGGAGTTAACTAGAGCTGGAAAAGCATAAATGTTGGTTTGAGTGTTTGAGTTTCTCCACATCCAACACTAGAAATATTCAAAgatgggttctggttctggggttTGTTTCAAAgatgggttctggttctggggttCGTTTCACAGGGGAAAACTTGTTAATGTGTCACAACAGGATACTGATCAAtacctgaaaacattttatcactGCAGATTATGGGGGTGAAAGAAACATGCAGTGAGCACCGCTAACTAAGAGGTTAGCTGCGCTAACCCTAAAGTACAGATTATAACCTTTAGcctttaaaatgctaaataatgCCAGATATAATGCTCTATGATATTGTATTTGTCTACATCTTGTTCTCTtgtatgtttcttgtttgaaataaagttaattgAGAAATTCTTAAGCCGATAACCAAAACTTTAACACAgatttattcaactgaaaggtTAAAAATCAGGCAAGTAAAATAGAACTTCAGAATATAGCTGGAAAAATTTAGGGGAACGCCAAGTATGCtaattgttttcaaagttagcaaagcACTAAACCAAAACTTAGCTACACTATTAGCACATTAGTGGAAGTGTGGCCACCGCTGGAAACAGGTGTTGCCCAGTGGGTATCATTGAGGTAAAACGATGTTATCATAGATGAAGAAACCAATAACTGGAACTGATGATGTTAAAATTAGCAGATAATCCAGATCAAGTCTTCAGTTTTCATCTAAATGTCTTCAAAAACTTCTCAAGATGCTGGTTTTACTGGGATTTCTGCTCCTTGTCTTCCAGGGCTTTGCGGCAGTGAGAACGGTGGCTGTGAACATTTCTGCCATGTTGTTGGAGGAAAGGTAGCATGTGCCTGTGCTGACGGTTACTTCCTGGCACAGAACAACCAATCCTGCAACTCCAACGGTAAGAGAAGCTCTCAGACCAACAGCCCTGATCCCAAACAACAAGGAGAGGAATTTCTCCTAAATTCATGAGTTCCTTCAAATGTTGTTGAATTACAGCAGCACCAGAGTGGTTCTTCTAGTAACTGAACCACCTGGTGTTTCCTGTCCTTAAAACTCACTCAGAGACTTTTAGATGCGGCGCCATCGTCACTGATGTCCAGGGACAGAACAGAACCGAGAAGAGAAGCTTCTCAGAGGAGCAACATGTCCGCCAGAGGAACAGCAGCAGTCAGATCAGCTCAGACAGGGAAGCACAGACTGGGACCATCAATGGACAGGACTGTCCACCAGGACAATGTCCATGGCAGGTAGACACTCAGCAATGGCAGGACAGTTCTGGTCCATATGTCCACTCCTTCAGGTTGTTCTGTCCCCAAAGGCTCTCCTGATCAACGAGGACAGCATCGGATTCTGTGGGGGAACGATTGTGAGTGAGTACATCATCCTGACTGCGGCTCAGTGCGTGGCCCAAACCCGGTACCTCAAAGTCAGGCTCGGTAGGTTCAACAATCCAAACGCAGCTTCTGATGCTGGTTCCAGTCAATTATCAATGTAAATACAAGAACTGATTTGAATAAAGTGAACAGTTCAAAACATCTTGATTTAATTTGGACTACAGAATATCTCATATAAATCCAATATTGTAATCTGCGTCCAGGTGTCTCCAACACGTCCCACAGTGGTGGTAATGAAGCCTTGCATGTGGCGGACGCCATCGTCACTCACCATGGTTACAGCCCACAGACCTACTCCAATGACATTGCTCTGGTAAAACTGGCCACGCCCATCAGGTTCACCAGGTACATCCTGCCAGCCTGCCTGCCGGAGCAGGACTTCATGGAGAAGGTAAACCTTCTACTGCGTCAGTGACTAAAGattatttagtattttctgAGACATTAGGAATCTGGTCTTGTTTGTCCAGGTTCTGATGCGGCAGCCGGATGCGCTGGTCAGCGGTTTTGGATATCTCGGTGAGGGTCAGCCGTCCGCCATCCTACAACGCCTCTCTGTGCCCTACGTGGATTGGCAAACCTGCATGGACTCAACGCCGCTCAGCATCTCCTTACGAATGTTTTGCGCCGGCTACGACTCAATGGGGGAAGATTCCTTTCAGGGCGACAGCGGCGGCCCGCATGTCACACGTTACCATGGCACCTTCTTCATCACCGGCATCAGGAGCTGGGGCAAAGGTCACACCCGCAAAGGAAAGTTTGGCATCTACACACAAGTGTCTAAGTTCAACCGCTGGATCAAAGAGGGCATCAAGAAGCTGACGCCGATAGAGAAGCGCGGTATCAGGACGAAGAGGCACCAGGGCACCGTCAAACGGTTCCGTCTGTAGACGGCAATCATCCAGCAACTCCTGTACCTCTGTAATTCAGATACATGGAAGCTTTCTACTGTAATACATCATCCCAATGGAGAGGAGTCCCTCAGGGCTGCTAGTTTAGGCTGCTGGGCTTTCAGTGTTGTTTTGGTTTCGTTGTGGAACCgactaataaaagtaaaaccttCTTAGTTGAAGCATTTGTAGCAAATACATCTTACAGAAGCTCCCAGAACTAATAACACTGTTAAGTTTGGTCTAGTcaaaaaatttctgtttttgtgtattttgtataATCCAgtgaacaaaataaagatttgaataatagaaacaaaaagtaagaaacactgtcttgttttgtttatattttacaaatatgataaattttttggatgttttgaaaactttcagttgaataaagttggACATTTGAGTTGAAGGTTTGGTTATTGACTGTTTATTAACTATTCAAGTAGGTAGATGTGTATAATCATGatcttattttaagaaacacatcaacaaaaataaaattcagtagAGAACAGGATATAAATGCAATGTTTAGTGGCATTATGGgtaaattataatgtcaaaattaaattggtgtttGAAGGTTGTAGTCTTTCAAGGAAGATATAATTTGCATTGAAGAAGCtcattagcttcagctaaatattgtttagtgCTTTAGTGTTTGtggatttaatatttataattagTGCTTTAGTGTTATGGTCAGCTAACGTTTTATTTAGCCCAACActgcataaaaatgttatttagtcAAATTTAGACTTAATCTTGTGATAAAGTATGATCTATGTTTTTTTGTCCAAGTTTAATGTGGAGTATGTGGTTTTCTATCTGTCAACAGTTTCTGACACTGGCGTCTCTGGAtgatattaaatgattgatttcTGGGATGTTTGCCTGAAATAAACAAGCAGCTCTGTCCGCAGGCTCTTTGTGTGATTTAGGGGAACAGAGTCCAGCGGCGGAACAGAACCATTCCTGAAAACTGTTCCTGTCCCACTGAACTCTTTACTGGAACACGACAGAGATGATTTCCAGAGGTTTTCCACCCCGTTTAGCTGGAATATGAAAGAAAGGGAGAATCGTTGCGTTAGCGTGGATCGTCCAGCTGTTGAGTCCAGCTGAGCTGTGGacgcatgtgtgtgtttgttgtgtgtgaGCAGTGCTGTCAGTGTAATGGCGCTCCACATCATGTCTGCGTCTCTCCTCGCCGTCTGCCTTCTGGGATGTTTCCTTCAGGTGTTCAGTCAAGGTGACAGTAAGAAAATGGATCAATTTAAACTCTGGGGTTTTACGAGGGGCAGTTGTTCAAATTGATTGTAATTacctaaaattatttaaaatgatcgttatttattttgctttagtTCACATTTTTAACCTAATGCTATCAGGACCGGTTGACTGCTGCGTTAGTTGGGGTTTCCCATTTTTTCCAGGGTTTCGTGTGGCTCCTGGGACGCACGCCGTGTTCCTGCGATCCAAACGGGCCAACCAGTTCCTCCTGGAGGAGATCCTGCAGGGGAACCTGGAGAGGGAGTGCTACGAGGAGCTGTGTAACTACGAGGAGGCGCGGGAAGTGTTTGAAGATGATGAGCGCACGGTGGGTAAAAGGAAGGAAAGCCGAGTCAGAGACGTTGGACCTTTGATTCTAACCGATCTTTGTTCGTCTACAGAAATCCTTCTGGACCATCTACTATGGTGAGTTCTGATCCAGGACAACATTCATCGAACTTCTTCTTGGACCTCCAGTTTCTAAAGTTCTGAGTTTGTTTCGGCGCTCCGAGATGGAAACCAGTGTCTTCCCAACCCTTGCCTCAATGGGGGGAACTGCACGGATAAGGTGGGGGGGTTCTTCTGCGCCTGCAGCCCCCCCAACTATGGACACATCTGTGAACTGGGTCCAGTTGAAGTTGCAGGGCAGGAGCTGCTGAAGCCTCAGTACAAAGCTCCAGGTAAGGCCGCAGCCACAGCTGGAGGGCGTCGGTGGTTTTCAAACCGTTTCATCCAACAGCGTCTCTCTTAGCGATAGCAGAGTGTCCGACCCAAGGCTCCAATGCATGCCACCAGCTGTGCACGGCGGACTTCCACTCCTACAAATGCTCATGCATGTCGGGATTCGAACTACAGAGCGACATGAGGAGCTGCCAGCCTGAAGGTGAAAACCCTCCAGCAAGGCATCGCTTACCAAACCAGTTCAGACTGGGGGAATAACCGTGTCTCTGTGTCCACAGTCCAGTTTCCCTGTGGGAGAGTCCATGACACCAACACTTCAATCTGTCGCCATGGAAACTGCCCCTGGCAGGTAACGAGCTCTCAGCCAATCCGTAAAGCCCAGATTCATCCAGTAGTAAACACGGCTGCTGGTGGGCTTGATTCGTGTTTGCAGGTGTCCCTGATCAACAGCAGCCGGGTGGAGCTGTGTGGCGGAGTCGTGCTCGGACGGCGGTCCATCCTGACCGCCGCTCGCTGCCTCTTCCTCAACTCAGCAGACGACCTCCGACCCTCACACTTTTCCATCGTCACAGGTACTAGAACCTCGATTGCTCCAGTCTGGAAACTTCACCcagttttattcaaacattCTTTAAACTATGGCAACAAAAATAATAGAAGAGGTGGAATAAGAAAGATTTTCCTAAGAGATCAAATCTGATGACAAAATCAACAAACTGACCCCCTGAAGTGCAGAATTTCCCCAATGTTTCCTAGTGATTACAGGCGTTCCTTCTCCATAATGCACCTTACTAATCTTTCTTACTTGTGAAGAATATGAATGCTAATCTTCTTACCTTTTATAAATGTTTGCTTCAAATCCATGAATACACcgagagctgctgctccttatGACGATGGCTGCTGTCCTTCTCCTGTTTCTCTCACTTGGAGTTGACTGTTGGTTCTGTTTCGTTCCCACCGGTGCATGGGGAAAGTCTGGAAGAACACAAAACGTTTCAGGAACTTGGGTCAACAAAGTAACGTTTTAACAAGTGGATAAAGGATTCAAACGCATCGCTGCGTTGTGTTTGTTAGAGACGGTTCTGTTAAACTCAGATTATTCACGTTAAACTGAAACAGAGATTAAAGATGACTCTACCTCTGGCGTTTCGTCTCCTAGGTAACGGGAAGGTCTTCCAGGTCCAAGCGCTCTTCCTCCACGAACGTTTCCGTTCAGATTGCCACGACTTTGACCTCGCCCTGCTGGAGCTGGCCACGCCCATGACCTTTGGCCCCACACTCTCCCACCTCTGCCTGCCCACCAAGGACTTCAGTGAAAACATCCTGATGCATTCTGGGAGGACGGGATTGGCCGACaggagggggcgtggccagaaCCAGGAGCTGGTCTACATGACGCTGGACGAATGTCGAGGAGAGCTGAACGTCTCGCAGTCGCTGAGCAACAAAATGTTCTGCATGAGGAGGAGGAACCAAGGCGGGCCGAGGAGAACCGGACCATCGGCACGTCCCAAAACCAGACCTCCAGAAAAGCTAAATGTGACTCAGAAAGCATCAGCTTTGGACCGGAACCGGACTCAAACTGAAGATCTTCCCACCAGGTCGTCAAGCAAAGCAGAAAACTCCAAACGTAGCTTAAAGGTGCAACACCACGCGTCGCCACCATGTGGCAGCGGGCTGCGCTGCGGCGGTCTGCTGCCGGGGTCGGCGGTCGTCACGGTGGAGAAAGGAACAGCCTTCCTGACGGGGCTGCTGATGTCTCCGACCGCAGACTGCCGCGGTCAGGTGTTCACCAAGGTGTCCCGCTACCTGAACTGGATCCGGCCGAAGCTGCAGGCGGAGGATCACATGACCCCGCAGGTCAGCGAGTACCCGGAGGTCCGCTGAGCACTCACCGGTTCCGATTCACTTCGACGTTAAATTATTGGACGCTTCAGCGGTTTAGATGAAAATGACCTCATTAATATTGGAAATTTGTCGAGTCTGATTTAACACAGAACTGCATAAATTATACTGGatgataaataaatgcttttaaaagttGGTTTGTTGTCATTTCTTAAGAAAACATCACGATAAAATAATCCAGAAATGCCAGTAACGTCTAGAAACCAAAAAGAGTTTTATTCAACAAGCTTTTTACACAAAGAAACGTATAAAAGATCAGAGTCTCCTCAGAGGGATTGTGGGTAATGTAGTCTAGGAAACAGAAGACAGGGGAGGGAAGGGATTCTGTTTACTGACCACGAGCTTCTGGTGCTGATGGGAGATGTAACCCTTGATGTGACCCTGAAAGGAGACAGAACCAGAGTCAGACGTCTGAGTGTCACCTGGACTCAGGTGTGGCTCCATGTCTGAGCGCCTCACCATGTAGATGAGGTTGGCCAGGAGGCACTGCACCTCGTCGATGTCCACGTCCTCCACCTGCATCATCCGCAGGGCCACCAGGAAGGCGTCCAGGGGCAGCTGGTGGGTCTTCAGCAGCAGATACCTGCAACCAAACACGAACAGATCCATCAGGGTCACAAACATGATCCACTGAAACCAGGACGCCTTTCTACATGTCAGACCCAGAAACCCAGGAGCTGCAAACCAGAACCACAAGCTGGAAGGACAGAGAAGACCTCACCACTCAGGCTGAGATCTGGGACAGACGGGGGTCTGGAGACATGGTGGTTGTTTACATGTCAACCTGGTTGCCGTAGTTTGTTGGTCAACATGTTGCTGTTGCGTCAGACTCACACTTTCTTGAAGAGGTTCCTGTAGGTGATGATCTTGAGTTTCTCCAGGATGAGGAAGATCCCGCAGCGGATGAAGAAGGTCTCGTGTTTGGACAGCGCCTcgttcagcagcagcaggttccccTCACTGGGAAACACACCGAGGTCACGTGACTCtgagtgacatcacttcctgctgcgGTTGCCCCGCCTCCCTGCTTACCTGACAGCCTTGGTGACGTCAGCGAACTGAATGAGGTCGTACTTCCTGAGCAGCTGGTGAGTCGGCATGTGGCCCTgaaacacaaccagaaccacAACCGGGTTAGCTCCGGGTCATTGGACTCAtagtggatcagaaccggtcctgTGCCGGTTCCGATCCGGGATGATCCAGTGGAGCTCCTGACCAGCAGCATCTTGACCGGCAGCAGGTAGATGAGGATCATCCTCTTGTTCTTCTGGCTGGAGCGGTGGCAGCGGTCGAAGGCGAACGACAGCAGCTCCTCAGCTGGACACAAACAGGTCAGCGATTCTCctgcagaacctccagaacccgCCCAGACTTACCCGTCTTAAAGTCACTGTCGAACATGGCCTTGCGGCCCACGTAGTATTTGTAGGTGACCTTCTGGGCCGGGCTGTACTCGTTCTTCAGGTTGGAGCTGTCGATGGCTCGGATCAGAGGTTTGCACAGGTGGAGCTTGTTGATCTGCAGGAGAACCAATCAGACGTTAGCCTGaccggttctgacccaaaccccccggttctgacccagctCAACACCTTGAAGTAGATCTTGAAGAGCTGGTTGCTCAGGAACATCA
This region of Xiphophorus hellerii strain 12219 chromosome 24, Xiphophorus_hellerii-4.1, whole genome shotgun sequence genomic DNA includes:
- the LOC116715693 gene encoding coagulation factor X-like, with amino-acid sequence MSVFLLAICLLGGSFLQVFSQDKGLCGSENGGCEHFCHVVGGKVACACADGYFLAQNNQSCNSNETFRCGAIVTDVQGQNRTEKRSFSEEQHVRQRNSSSQISSDREAQTGTINGQDCPPGQCPWQALLINEDSIGFCGGTIVSEYIILTAAQCVAQTRYLKVRLGVSNTSHSGGNEALHVADAIVTHHGYSPQTYSNDIALVKLATPIRFTRYILPACLPEQDFMEKVLMRQPDALVSGFGYLGEGQPSAILQRLSVPYVDWQTCMDSTPLSISLRMFCAGYDSMGEDSFQGDSGGPHVTRYHGTFFITGIRSWGKGHTRKGKFGIYTQVSKFNRWIKEGIKKLTPIEKRGIRTKRHQGTVKRFRL
- the pcid2 gene encoding PCI domain-containing protein 2, whose amino-acid sequence is MAHITINQYLQQINQAIENHEGSFCAELLSFKHPHVANPRLQLASPEEKCQQILEPPYDEMVAAHLRCTYAVANHDFVEAYKFQTLVVQSFLRAFQSHKEENWALPVMSAVTLDLRIFANNAEQQLQKKGKGQPGEMLEKAAEQLMSCFRVCASDNRAGIDDSKKWGMMFLSNQLFKIYFKINKLHLCKPLIRAIDSSNLKNEYSPAQKVTYKYYVGRKAMFDSDFKTAEELLSFAFDRCHRSSQKNKRMILIYLLPVKMLLGHMPTHQLLRKYDLIQFADVTKAVSEGNLLLLNEALSKHETFFIRCGIFLILEKLKIITYRNLFKKVYLLLKTHQLPLDAFLVALRMMQVEDVDIDEVQCLLANLIYMGHIKGYISHQHQKLVVSKQNPFPPLSSVS
- the prozb gene encoding protein Z, vitamin K-dependent plasma glycoprotein b; translated protein: MALHIMSASLLAVCLLGCFLQVFSQGDRFRVAPGTHAVFLRSKRANQFLLEEILQGNLERECYEELCNYEEAREVFEDDERTKSFWTIYYDGNQCLPNPCLNGGNCTDKVGGFFCACSPPNYGHICELGPVEVAGQELLKPQYKAPAIAECPTQGSNACHQLCTADFHSYKCSCMSGFELQSDMRSCQPEVQFPCGRVHDTNTSICRHGNCPWQVSLINSSRVELCGGVVLGRRSILTAARCLFLNSADDLRPSHFSIVTGNGKVFQVQALFLHERFRSDCHDFDLALLELATPMTFGPTLSHLCLPTKDFSENILMHSGRTGLADRRGRGQNQELVYMTLDECRGELNVSQSLSNKMFCMRRRNQGGPRRTGPSARPKTRPPEKLNVTQKASALDRNRTQTEDLPTRSSSKAENSKRSLKVQHHASPPCGSGLRCGGLLPGSAVVTVEKGTAFLTGLLMSPTADCRGQVFTKVSRYLNWIRPKLQAEDHMTPQVSEYPEVR